Genomic DNA from Anas platyrhynchos isolate ZD024472 breed Pekin duck chromosome 30, IASCAAS_PekinDuck_T2T, whole genome shotgun sequence:
cctgatcgcctgcttgccccgcaagtgctgcatgatgactctcaagaggatctgctccatgagcttctctggtactgaggtcaaactgacaggcctgtagtttcctgggtcagccctccggcccttctcatgtgatgggcgtcacatttgttagccgccagtcagctgggacctccccctatagccaggactgctgataaatgatggataggggcttggccagctcctctgccagttctctcagtacccttgggtggatcccatccggccccatcgatttgtgcacatccaagtgccgtagcaggtcaccaaccagttctttgtGGATATATTTGTATAGCTACAGCTGTAACTACAGCTGTATGTGCAAGTAAAGGTAAATTTATATACAGAGTTACATGTGTACACACAGATAACTGGGAGAGAGACGGGCGAGTGGCTGGGATTCTAGGATTTTACATCACCTGAACTATCAGGAAACCaacccagcagtgctgggagctggggagaggggagaggtggAGGAAGGTCCCAGTGACACGGCTGGGAGGTGGGTTGTGATGCCATTCCTACTGCAGTGACCTGACTGCctggtggcaggcaggcagacacagcGATGTCATCGAGTGCATCACAAACCCCATGGGACACGGGGCAGCTCAGGCAGGGGACAGCTCTGTCCAccatggctgggctgctgctgctgaagtcaCCTCCTCACAACACTGTgatgggccaggagcaggcaggactCAGGAGGCCatcaagagcagcagctgtggaagctgcaggcagatgcctgggccctggggagggctgccctgcagtgatGCCAGCTGGACATGGGGTGGGAGCCTGTGTGACTAGGCATGGGAAAGTGCTGGATATGACAGAGCACAGTGTGAGAAGGGAGAGAgtacaggcagggctgtgagggaCAGCAGCCTCTCATATGCCCTTGGTGGGCAGAGATGTGAGCAATGGCCAAACGGCTATTCCAGACTTTCCCAGCTTCCCCCCAATTCTCCCACTTCCCTATCCCCtggccacctccctgccctcatcccagcccagcacagcagcccaggctggggtgACCCCAAGACAGTGCCCACAGCAGgttgctgcagggctctgggcactgccaccacagccacagcccctctaaagggcacagcagctcctgggagcacagagggctcagcaccacagAGGGGAACATCCGAGGCAGAAGCATACAGAGGTCAGTGtcccctgctgtgtcccctgctCTCTTCAGCAGCTGATCCTCAGaggcctgcagcccctccgtgCCATCCCTGGGGTTTCttaggcagctcctgctgcgccagggccagggcagccaggcccgggctgctgcagccagaaagGGTTTGCCAGTCCCATTACTTCCTGATCAACTGAGAGTGGGTCTCAGACAAAGAAGTTGTGGCTTCatctattttgtttaaatacacagagagtCTGGCTCCTCATTTATGCAAAGCCTCAGGGTCACAAAAGATATGTTGGTACAAGGGGATGAagaacagcatttctttgtggaaaacaatATCACAaggggaaattaaaaacaaaacaaattaaatccaTCCAGAAGTTAAGACAGCTTGCCCAGTTCATTACATAAACTGCAATttacctgaaaaagaaaagaagcagtttATAGCTGCAAAAAGGTCCAGTCAGTTTCCTCAGCACATCCTTAAATATCTCCATGACATCACTTTCCTAATGGCATTcatgagctcctggttcctcatgctgtagatgagggggttcactgctgggggTATCACCGAGTACAGGACAGTCATCACCAGGTTCAGGGATggtgaggagatggaggggggcttcaggtaggcaaacatgcctgtgctgagaaacagggagactatgaccaggtgagggaggcatgtggaaaaggctttgtgccggccttGCTTAGAGGGCattctcagcacagccctgaggatctgcacataggagaaaagaatgaaaacaaaacaccctaaaaacagaaaaccactaAATGTGAGAAGCCCAATATCCCTGAGGTAGGAGTCtgtgcaggagagcttgaggatggaggggatttcacagaagaactggtccacagcattgccttggcagaggggcagggaaaatgtattggcagtgtgcaacAGAGCATaaagaaccccactgccccaggcagctgctgccatctgggca
This window encodes:
- the LOC139999786 gene encoding olfactory receptor 14C36-like; translated protein: MTNSSSSTKFLLLPFADTRELQLLHFVLFLGIYLAALLGNGLILTAIACDHHLHTPMYFFLLNLALLDLGCISTTLPKAMANSLHDTRTISYSGCAAQVFLFLFLISAEFFLLTVMSYDRYIAICKPLHYGSLLGSRACAQMAAAAWGSGVLYALLHTANTFSLPLCQGNAVDQFFCEIPSILKLSCTDSYLRDIGLLTFSGFLFLGCFVFILFSYVQILRAVLRMPSKQGRHKAFSTCLPHLVIVSLFLSTGMFAYLKPPSISSPSLNLVMTVLYSVIPPAVNPLIYSMRNQELMNAIRKVMSWRYLRMC